Part of the Candidatus Eremiobacterota bacterium genome is shown below.
ACCGAGCTTACGGTGTTCATTCTGGCCGTGTTCGTCGGCTTCGAGGTCATCTCGAAAGTGCCGACGACGCTGCACACGCCGCTGATGTCCGCCACGAACGCGATTCACGGTATCGTGCTGGTCGGCGCCATCCTCGTCGCCGGAACGCAAGGCGCGCCGCTCGGCCCGATCGTGGGCTTCTTCCTGGTGCTGCTGGCGTCGCTGAACGTCTTCGGCGGCTACACCGTCACCGAACGCATGCTCGAGATGTTCCGGCCCAGGCGCCCGGCGCCCAAGCCGCCGGCGGACGGTGCGCGATGAGCGAGACCGCAACCACGAGCGCAAACTGGGTCGACGTCGCGTACCTCGTCACCGGCGTGTGCTTCATCCTTGGGCTGCGCTATCTGAGCTCCCCGAAGACCGCGGTGATCGGCAACCGGCTGAGCGCGGTCGGGATGCTGATCGCGGTCGTCGCGACGCTCACGCAGGGGATCGTCAACTGGGCTGTCGTCGCCGCGGGGATCGTGATCGGCGCGGCGATCGGGATCTTCTCGGCGCGCAAAGTCAAGATGACGGCGATGCCGCAGATGGTCGCCGCGTTCAACGGCGCCGGCGGCGGCGCGGCGGCGCTGGTCGCGGCCGGCGAGCTCTACAAACAGGTGAACGCCGGCGGCACGATCGGCTACGACATCACCTTCACCAGCGTGCTGTCGGCGGTGATCGGCGCGCTCTCCTTTTCAGGTTCGATCGTCGCGTTCCTGAAGCTGCAGGAGGTGATGACCG
Proteins encoded:
- a CDS encoding NAD(P) transhydrogenase subunit alpha, with the protein product MSVHLLTELTVFILAVFVGFEVISKVPTTLHTPLMSATNAIHGIVLVGAILVAGTQGAPLGPIVGFFLVLLASLNVFGGYTVTERMLEMFRPRRPAPKPPADGAR